GGCCCGCGACCGCCGCGTCCACCGGGTCGGCGAAGGCGTCGTAACAGATGCCGGCGGCCCGACCGGTCGTTCCACTCCCCAGCCGATCGCGTTCGTACAGCGTGACAGTCGCGCCTCGCTCCGCGAGCGATCCGGCGATAGCGAGACCGACGGCCCCACCGCCGACGACGGCCACCGTCATCGGTTCGGTCACTCCACCTCGTCACGGACCCGCGGCGGGAGGTCGTCGTCCGGGCCGGCGTAGCGATCCGGTTCGGCGGGCGCCCGCCAGTCGGTCCCGAGTTCGAGCAACTGGACGAGCATCCGTGCGGTGGCTCCCCACACCGTGTAGCCGTCGACGTAGAAGAAGTGCAACCGGATCTCCCCGTAGTGGGGGTGGTCACGCTGTTCGGACTCGTAGTTGTCCAGATCTGTCAGTGCCGCGACCGAGAGACAGACGATCTCGGCGACCTCCTGATCGTTCGGGACGTAGTCACGTTCGGGGATGCGAGCGACGAAGGGTCGCACCGAGTAGTGGGTGACCGTCCGGATGTCGTCGAGCCGTCCGACGACGTTTGCCGCACGCGGGTCCAGGCCGATCTCCTCGTTCGCCTCCCGTAACGCGGTCTGGAGGAGGTCGGCGTCCTCGGGCTCGCGACCGCCACCGGGAAAGGACATCTGCCCGGGATGGTCCTGAAGGTGATCCGCGCGTTTCGTGAAGAGGATCGACTCCTCGTCGCTACTGACGACCGGAGCGACGACGGCTGCCTCGCGCCGCTCGTCGTCGACGACCACCGGTTCGTGGTCTCCGATCCGGTCGAACTCCATACGCTCTGTGGGAAGCGGACGACAATAAGTCGGCTGGTCGACGGTGCCACTGGCCAGTCAGTCGCCGCTGAGAGCGTGGGCGTCCGTCGCCGGGAGACCGCCGTCCGCCTCGTAGGCATCCAGAAAGTCCGGAATCGTCGTCGTCTCCGCCCCGTCGGTACAGGGATAGACTCCCGCCAGTTCGTCGTCGTAGACGGCAAGCACCATCACCGGCAGCCGCAACACCCGATACGAGGTGCCCAACAGGGGAGAGACCTGTCGAGTCTCGAACGGCGGTTCGACGGTCACGCCGTGGTCACTCGCCCAGTCCCCGAACCGCTCGAACGTCGCGACGATCTCGTCGTGTGTGGTCTCACCGTCGAGCCGGATCTCGTCGGGCCAGGTCTCCACGTCGAACCCGTCGATCGCACCCTGGCTACGGAGCTGTCCCAGCCGATCGAGGACGGTCGTCCGCGTCCCACAGACCGGTTGCCGCGTCCACAGAGTCATCCTGACGGTCGTCCCGTCGTTCGCCGAGTCGATCGTCGACTGTTGGGGCATGTGTCGTGTGAACAAATACCTCAGAATATCCAATAACCGTTTCGTCTAGGCTGTTATAGGTGTTTGCACATCCACTAATACGTAGCACGGCGATTCGACCGACAGATACTGCGCTCAAGCGCTATCGAGCCGATCACGCGCGGCACCGAGATCGACCGCACCCCAGGCGTCGAGGTCGTAGCTCACGTCTAGAAGATCCGCGATCCGGTCCTCGTCGCCGGTGTCGATCGCCGCCGCCGCGTCGGCCCGGAACTGGCGTTCGACGGCCTCGACGACGCGGTCACGGGAGAGGTCCCGATCGGGAACGTCCATGATGTGTGGCAGGTCGCCGGCCCCGTCCGGAAGCGTCGGGAAGGCGGTCGGCCCGACGACGAGTACCTCCGCCTCCGCCTCGTCGGCGTCGACACCGACGAGATGGTACGACTCGACGGCGGCGTCGATCACGTCGTCGTATGCGGCGGGGTCCGTGTCCTCCCCGCGTTTGAACGCGAGTTCGGCACACGCCCGCCCGAGTTCCGCTCGGGAGAGCGCGTCGAAGAGGTCGACGATGCCGGCCAGTTCGTCGGCAGAGATGTCCATACGGACCGTCCGGACGCCGGTGGCTTCAGCGTTACCGAGCCGTCAGGCCTTCGCCCCGCTGGGGAGTCGTCCGTCGGCGTGTAACACGACCAGTGTCGTGAGAACGACCAGCAACGTGCCGGCCATCAACTGGAAGATAGTACCGAACGGAACGCCGTTGTCCAGGAGCACGCCGACGACCACGCTACCGGGTGCCTGGAAGACCATCATCCCGGCACCGTAGGCCGCGTAGGCGCTCGCCCGGTGACGATCCGGCAACGATCCCAGGAGGTAGGTGTCGACGGCCGGGAAGATACTGTGGATGACATACCCCGTGACGGCGGTGGCAACCGCCAGGGGCCAAAAGCCCGAGAGAGTCGGGAGAACGATAATGCAGCCGGTAAACGCCGCGAGGATCGTAAGCAGGTAGGGGATGTTCGGCAGGCGGTCGGCCAACCGGCCGCTGACGTAGAAGGCCGGGACGCCGGCACCGAAGGCGACCTGCAGCAGCGTCCGTCCGGTCGCTTCCGAGAGCCCCGTCGTCTTGATATAGGTGATATAGAAGTTGAACAACCCGTTCCAGATCATCGTCGTAAGTCCCAGGGCGACGACCGCAGTGAGGACGATCCGCCGCTGGGCGCTGATCGCGCCGATCACGTCCCGATCCTCGCTGCCGGCGTCGGGAAACTCGGTTCGGCGGG
Above is a window of Haloarcula halophila DNA encoding:
- a CDS encoding DUF7109 family protein, giving the protein MDISADELAGIVDLFDALSRAELGRACAELAFKRGEDTDPAAYDDVIDAAVESYHLVGVDADEAEAEVLVVGPTAFPTLPDGAGDLPHIMDVPDRDLSRDRVVEAVERQFRADAAAAIDTGDEDRIADLLDVSYDLDAWGAVDLGAARDRLDSA
- a CDS encoding HTH domain-containing protein is translated as MPQQSTIDSANDGTTVRMTLWTRQPVCGTRTTVLDRLGQLRSQGAIDGFDVETWPDEIRLDGETTHDEIVATFERFGDWASDHGVTVEPPFETRQVSPLLGTSYRVLRLPVMVLAVYDDELAGVYPCTDGAETTTIPDFLDAYEADGGLPATDAHALSGD
- a CDS encoding MFS transporter produces the protein MVFLINLARVVFAPLIEPIRATTGASNATLGLLATMVWVGSAVPRLPTGFLLTRISRAQAIFGSGVVLTAGTVFTLFAPTPRLLLVGALTMGLASGVYIVAANTLVSELFPRTPGRALGQHGVASQLAALAAPGLVGLALSLGSWRFVLQWMAVGAGATTVVFTLMARRTEFPDAGSEDRDVIGAISAQRRIVLTAVVALGLTTMIWNGLFNFYITYIKTTGLSEATGRTLLQVAFGAGVPAFYVSGRLADRLPNIPYLLTILAAFTGCIIVLPTLSGFWPLAVATAVTGYVIHSIFPAVDTYLLGSLPDRHRASAYAAYGAGMMVFQAPGSVVVGVLLDNGVPFGTIFQLMAGTLLVVLTTLVVLHADGRLPSGAKA
- a CDS encoding NUDIX hydrolase, with the protein product MEFDRIGDHEPVVVDDERREAAVVAPVVSSDEESILFTKRADHLQDHPGQMSFPGGGREPEDADLLQTALREANEEIGLDPRAANVVGRLDDIRTVTHYSVRPFVARIPERDYVPNDQEVAEIVCLSVAALTDLDNYESEQRDHPHYGEIRLHFFYVDGYTVWGATARMLVQLLELGTDWRAPAEPDRYAGPDDDLPPRVRDEVE